A genomic window from Lutra lutra chromosome 17, mLutLut1.2, whole genome shotgun sequence includes:
- the SHANK1 gene encoding SH3 and multiple ankyrin repeat domains protein 1 isoform X2: MTHSPASSEDEERHSASECPEGGSESDSSPDGPSRGPRGTRGQGSGAPGSLASTRGLQGRSMSVPDDAHFSMMVFRIGIPDLHQTKCLRFNPDATIWTAKQQVLCALSESLQDVLNYGLFQPATSGRDANFLEEERLLREYPQSFEKGVPYLEFRYKTRVYKQTNLDEKQLAKLHTKTGLKKFLEYVQLGTSDKVARLLDKGLDPNYHDSDSGETPLTLAAQTEGSVEVIRTLCLGGAHIDFRARDGMTALHKAACARHCLALTALLDLGGSPNYKDRRGLTPLFHTAMVGGDPRCCELLLYNRAQLGIADENGWQEIHQACQRGHSQHLEHLLFYGAEPGAQNASGNTALHICALYNKETCARILLYRGANKDVKNNNGQTPFQVAVIAGNFELGELIRNHREQDVVPFQESPKYAARRRGPPGAGLTVPPALLRANSDTSMALPDWMVFAAPGTSSSGAPGPTSGPQGQSQPSAPSTKLSSGTLRSASSPRGARARSPSRGRHPEEAKRQPRGRPSSSGTPREGPAGGTGGSGGPGGSLGSRGRRRKLYSAVPGRSFMAVKSYQAQAEGEISLSKGEKIKVLSIGEGGFWEGQVKGRVGWFPSDCLEEVANRSQEGKQESRSDKAKRLFRHYTVGSYDSFDAPRSLMDGIGPGSDYIIKEKTVLLQKKDSEGFGFVLRGAKAQTPIEEFTPTPAFPALQYLESVDEGGVAWRAGLRMGDFLIEVNGQNVVKVGHRQVVNMIRQGGNTLMVKVVMVTRHPDMDEAVHKKAPQQAKRLPPPAISLRSKSMTSELEEMEYEQQPAPVPSMEKKRTVYQMALNKLDEILAAAQQTISASESPGPGGLASLGKHRPKGFFATESSFDPHHRSQPSYERPSYLPPGPGLMLRQKSIGAAEDDRPYLAPPAMKFSRSLSVPGSEDIPPPPTTSPPEPPYSTPPAPSSSGRLTPSPRGGPFNPSSGGPLPSSSPASFDGPTPPDTRIGSREKSLYHSGPLPPAHHHPPHHHHHHAPPPQPHHHHAHPPHPPEMETGGSPDDPPPRLALGPQPSLRGWRGGGPSPTPGAPSPSHHGSGGGGISSSQAPALRYFQLPPRAASAAMYVPARSGRGRKGPLVKQTKVEGEPQKGGGLPAAASPTSPASPQPPPAAAAPSEKNSIPIPTIIIKAPSTSSSGRSSQGSSTEAEPPTQPEAAGGGGGGGSGSAGGSSAPSPAPAMSPVPPSPSPVPTPTSPSGPATLDFTSQFGAALVGAARREGGWQNEARRRSTLFLSTDAGDEDGGDSGLGPGAPPGPRLRHSKSIDEGMFSAEPYLRLESAGAGSGGGYGAYAAGSRAYAGSGGSSAFTSFLPPRPLVHPLTGKALDPASPLGLALAARERALKESSEGGGPPQPPPRPPSPRYEAPPPTPHHHSPHAHHEPVLRLWGASPPDPARRELGYRAGLGSQEKSLPASPPAARRSLLHRLPPTAPGVGPLLLQLGPEPPPPHPAVSKAWRSGAPEEPERLPLHVRFLENCQPRASGAGGRGPPSEDGPGVPPPSPRRSVPPSPTSPRGTEENGLPLLVLPPPAPSVDVEDGEFLFVEPLPPPLEFSNSFEKPESPLTPGPPHPLPDPPAPTTPLPPVPPPAVAAAPPTLDSTASSLTSYDSEVATLTQGAPVAPGDPPPPGPPAPAAPAPPAPQPGPDPPPGTDSGIEEVDSRSSSDHPLETISSASTLSSLSAEGGGPAGGGGGGGGASVASGPELLDTYVAYLDGQAFGGSGTPGPPYPPQLMTPSKLRGRALGTSGGLRPGPSGGLRDPVTPTSPTVSVTGAGTDGLLALSGCTGPSTAGMAGGPVAIEPEGPPVPLPSASSLPRKLLPWEEGPGPPPPPLPGPLAQPQASALATVKASIISELSSKLQQFGGSSAAGGALPWARGGSGGSGDSHHGGSSYVPERTSSLQRQRLSEDSQSSLLSKPVSSLFQNWPKPPLPPLPTGSGVPPSAAAASGATSPSASSSTSTRHLQGVEFEMRPPLLRRAPSPSLLPASEHKVSPAPRPSSLPILPSGPLYPGLFDIRSSPTGGAGGSADPFAPVFVPPHPGMSGGLGGALSGASRSLSPTRLLSLPPDKPFGAKPLGFWTKFDVADWLEWLGLAEHRAQFLDHEIDGSHLPALTKEDYVDLGVTRVGHRMNIDRALKFFLER, translated from the exons ATGACCCACAGCCCCGCGTCAAGCGAGGACGAGGAACGCCACAGTGCCAGCGAGTGTCCCGAGGGGGGCTCAGAGTCCGACAGCTCCCCAGACGGGCCCAGCAGAGGCCCCCGGGGGACCCGGGGCCAGGGCAGCGGAGCACCTGGTAGTCTGGCCTCCACCCGAGGCCTCCAGGGCCGCTCCATGTCTGTCCCAGACGACGCCCACTTCAGCATGATGGTCTTCAGGATTGGCATCCCGGACCTGCACCAGACA AAATGTCTGCGCTTCAACCCTGATGCCACCATCTGGACAGCCAAGCAGCAGGTGCTCTGCGCCCTGAGCGAGAGCCTGCAGGACGTGCTTAACTACGGTCTGTTCCAGCCAGCCACCTCAGGCCGAGATGCcaacttcctggaggaggagcgGCTGCTCCGGGAGTACCCTCAGTCTTTTGAGAAGGGGGTGCCCTACCTGGAG TTCCGATACAAGACCCGGGTTTACAAGCAGACCAACCTGGATGAGAAGCAGCTGGCCAAATTGCACACGAAG ACGGGGTTGAAGAAGTTCCTGGAGTACGTGCAGCTCGGGACGTCTGACAAGGTGGCGCGGCTGCTGGACAAGGGGCTGGACCCCAATTATCACGACTCGGATtcaggag AGACCCCCCTGACTCTGGCTGCCCAGACGGAAGGCTCCGTGGAAGTGATTCGAACCCTGTGCCTGGGAGGGGCCCACATCGACTTCCGAGCCCGGGACGGCATGACAGCACTGCACAAAGCTGCCTGTGCCCGTCATTGCCTCGCTCTCACG gcactcctggacCTTGGGGGCTCCCCCAACTACAAGGACCGCCGAGGCCTGACCCCTCTGTTCCATACGGCTATGGTGGGGGGCGACCCCCGCTGCTGTGAGCTGCTCCTTTACAACAGGGCCCAGCTGGGCATAGCTGATGAGAACGGCTGGCAGGAGATTCACCAG GCCTGCCAGCGGGGTCATTCTCAGCACCTGGAACACCTGCTCTTCTACggggctgagcctggagcccagaacGCCTCGGGGAACACGGCCTTGCACATCTGCGCCCTCTACAATAAG GAGACCTGTGCTCGGATTCTCCTCTATCGAGGAGCCAACAAGGATGTGAAGAATAACAACGGACAGACCCCCTTCCAG GTGGCAGTGATCGCTGGGAATTTTGAACTGGGGGAGTTGATCCGAAACCATCGAGAACAGGATGTGG TGCCCTTCCAGGAGTCCCCCAAGTATGCAGCCCGGCGACGGGGACCCCCAGGCGCAGGGCTGACGGTGCCCCCAGCGCTGCTTCGGGCCAACAGTGATACCAGCATGGCCCTGCCCGACTGGATGGTGTTCGCTGCCCCGGGGACCTCATCCTCTGGGGCCCCTGGCCCTACTTCAGGGCCCCAGGGCCAGTCGCAGCCCTCGGCCCCCAGCACCAAGCTCAGCAGTGGGACCCTCCGAAGTGCCAGCAGCCCCCGGGGCGCACGGGCCCGCTCCCCATCACGCGGGAGGCACCCCGAAGAGGCCAAGAGGCAGCCCCGTGGACGGCCCAG CTCCAGCGGGACGCCCAGGGAAGGGCCGGCAGGGGGCACGGGGGGCTCGGGGGGCCCTGGGGGCTCCCTGGGCAGCCGCGGGAGGCGTAGGAAGCTCTACTCAGCCGTACCTGGACGCTCCTTCATGGCCGTGAAGTCCTACCAGGCCCAAGCGGAGGGGGAGATCTCCCTGAGCAAGGGGGAGAAGATCAAAG tGCTTAGCATCGGGGAAGGAGGCTTCTGGGAAGGCCAGGTCAAAGGTCGTGTTGGCTGGTTTCCCTCGGACTGTCTAGAAGAGGTGGCGAACCGCTCCCAGGAGGGAAAACAAG AAAGCCGCAGTGACAAGGCAAAGAGACTCTTCCGGCATTATACCGTGGGCTCCTACGACAGCTTTGATGCCCCAAG AAGCTTGATGGATGGGATTGGCCCAGGGAg CGATTACATCATTAAGGAGAAGACAGTCTTGCTGCAGAAGAAGGACAGTGAGGGGTTTGGGTTCGTGCTCCGGGGGGCCAAGG CGCAGACCCCCATCGAGGAGttcacccccaccccggccttcCCGGCGCTGCAGTATCTGGAGTCTGTGGACGAGGGGGGTGTGGCATGGCGAGCTGGACTGCGGATGGGAGACTTCCTCATCGAG GTGAACGGGCAGAATGTGGTGAAGGTTGGCCACCGGCAGGTGGTGAACATGATTCGACAAGGGGGCAACACGCTGATGGTCAAGGTGGTGATGGTCACCAGGCACCCGGACATGGATGAGGCTGTCCATAAGAAAG CACCCCAGCAGGCGAAGCGGCTCCCACCTCCAGCCATTTCTCTGCGTTCAAAGTCTATGACCTCAGAGCTggaggagatgg AGTACGAGCAGCAGCCGGCGCCGGTGCCCAGCATGGAGAAAAAGCGGACCGTGTATCAGATGGCACTCA ACAAACTGGATGAAATTTTGGCGGCGGCTCAGCAAACCATCAGTGCAAGCGAGAGTCCTGGACCTGGTGGCCTTGCGTCGCTGGGCAAACACCGGCCCAAAGGCTTCTTTGCCACTGAG TCAAGCTTCGATCCGCACCACCGCTCACAGCCAAGTTATGAACGTCCTTCTTACCTGCCTCCAGGACCTGGGCTTATGCTCCGGCAAAAATCTATTG GGGCTGCAGAAGATGATAGACCGTACCTAGCACCCCCAGCCATGAAGTTCAGCCGCAGCCTGTCTGTGCCTGGCTCGGAGGACATCCCCCCACCGCCCACCACGTCCCCACCCGAGCCCCCCTACAGCACacctccagccccctcctcctccgGCCGCCTCACTCCATCCCCCAGGGGAGGGCCCTTCAACCCCAGTTCGGGTGGCCCCCTCCCGTCCTCTTCCCCCGCATCCTTTGATGGACCCACCCCTCCCGACACGCGTATAGGGAGCCGTGAGAAAAGCCTGTACCACAGCGGacccctgccccccgcccaccaccacccgccccaccaccaccaccatcacgccccgcccccccagcctCACCACCACCACGCCCACCCCCCTCATCCTCCCGAGATGGAGACGGGCGGCTCCCCCGACGACCCCCCACCCCGACTGGCTCTggggccccagcccagcctgcgCGGCTGGAGGGGCGGCGGGCCCAGCCCCACCCCGGGGGCTCCGTCCCCGTCGCACCACGGCAGCGGGGGCGGAGGCATCAGCTCCTCCCAGGCCCCGGCCCTGCGCTACTTCCAGCTGCCCCCCCGGGCGGCCAGCGCGGCCATGTACGTGCCAGCCCGCTCCGGCCGCGGGCGCAAGGGGCCCCTGGTCAAGCAGACCAAAGTCGAAGGCGAGCCTCAGAAGGGAGGCGGCCTCCCTGCCGCCGCCTCGCCCACGTCTCCGGCGTCCCCGCAGCCGCCGCCCGCCGCGGCCGCCCCCTCGGAGAAGaactccatccccatccccaccatcATCATCAAGGCTCCGTCCACCAGTAGCAGCGGCCGCAGCAGCCAGGGCAGCAGCACCGAGGCCGAGCCCCCAACCCAGCCCGAGGCtgcggggggcggcggcggcggcggcagcggcagcgcGGGAGGCTCCTCGGCGCCGAGCCCCGCCCCGGCCATGTCGCCGGTGCCGCCGTCCCCCTCGCCCgtgcccacccccacctcgcCCAGCGGCCCGGCCACCCTGGATTTCACCAGCCAGTTCGGGGCGGCCCTGGTGGGGGCGGCCCGGAGGGAAGGGGGCTGGCAGAACGAAGCCCGCCGGCGGTCCACGCTCTTCCTCTCCACCGACGCGGGGGACGAGGATGGCGGCGACAGCGGGCTGGGCCCAGGGGCGCCCCCGGGTCCCCGGCTGCGCCACTCGAAGTCCATCGATGAAGGCATGTTCTCCGCCGAGCCCTATCTGCGGCTGGAGTCTGCGGGCGCGGGGAGCGGCGGTGGCTACGGGGCTTACGCGGCCGGCAGCCGCGCCTACGCGGGCAGTGGGGGCAGCAGCGCCTTCACCAGCTTCCTGCCGCCCCGGCCCCTGGTCCACCCGCTGACCGGCAAGGCCCTGGACCCCGCCTCCCCTCTCGGACTGGCCCTGGCTGCCCGAGAGCGGGCGCTGAAGGAGTCCTCGGAGGGTGGTgggcccccccagccccctccaagGCCCCCATCGCCCCGCTATGAGGCCCCGCCGCCCACCCCACACCACCACTCGCCCCACGCCCACCATGAGCCGGTGCTGCGTCTCTGGGGGGCCTCACCACCGGACCCCGCCCGCCGGGAGCTGGGGTACCGTGCAGGGCTGGGCAGTCAGGAGAAGTCCCTTCCGGCCAGCCCTCCAGCTGCCCGACGCTCCTTGCTGCACCGCTTGCCCCCCACAGCTCCCGGGGTCGGGCCCCTCCTCCTGCAGCTGGGGCCAgagcccccgcccccgcaccccGCGGTGAGCAAGGCGTGGAGGTCGGGAGCCCCTGAGGAGCCGGAGCGGCTGCCCCTGCACGTGCGGTTCCTTGAGAACTGCCAGCCCAGAGCcagcggggcggggggaaggggacCCCCCTCGGAAGACGGGCCGGGGGTTCCACCGCCCAGCCCGCGCCGGTCCGTACCGCCCTCGCCGACCTCCCCGCGGGGCACTGAAGAGAACGGGCTTCCCCTGCTGGTCTTGCCGCCCCCTGCTCCCTCGGTGGATGTGGAAGATGGCGAATTCCTCTTTGTGGAACCGCTGCCTCCGCCTCTGGAGTTCTCCAACAGCTTCGAGAAGCCAGAGTCGCCCCTCACACCCGGGCCCCCCCATCCGCTGCCGGACCCACCCGCCCCAACCACCCCATTGCCCCCAGTGCCACCACCTGCTGTCGCCGCTGCACCTCCCACCCTGGACTCCACGGCATCCAGCCTGACTTCCTATGACAGTGAGGTGGCCACACTGACCCAGGGGGCCCCCGTGGCTCCCGGGGACCCCCCTCCGCCAGGCCCACCGGCCCCAgctgcccctgctcccccagcGCCACAGCCTGGCCCAGACCCACCACCAGGCACAGATTCTGGAATCGAGGAGGTAGACAGTCGGAGCAGCAGCGACCACCCGTTGGAGACCATCAGCAGCGCGTCCACACTGAGCAGCCTTTCTGCGGAAGGCGGTGGCCCCGCTGGAGGCGGTGGTGGAGGCGGTGGGGCCAGTGTGGCCAGTGGGCCAGAGCTTCTGGACACATACGTGGCCTACCTGGACGGCCAGGCCTTCGGGGGGAGTGGGACTCCTGGCCCACCATATCCCCCGCAGCTCATGACTCCTTCTAAGCTCCGGGGCCGGGCTCTGGGGACCAGTGGAGGCCTGAGGCCTGGCCCCAGTGGGGGACTCCGGGACCCTGTCACTCCCACCAGCCCCACTGTCTCTGTGACGGGGGCTGGAACAGATGGGCTGCTGGCCCTGAGCGGTTGCACGGGACCCTCAACGGCGGGTATGGCTGGGGGTCCAGTAGCGATAGAGCCGGAAGGCCCACCAGTGCCCTTGCCATCAGCCTCCTCTTTGCCTCGGAAGCTGCTACCCTGGGAGGAGGGCCCGGGCCCACCGCCACCACCCCTGCCCGGGCCCCTGGCCCAGCCTCAGGCCTCAGCCTTGGCCACAGTAAAAGCCAGCATCATCAGTGAACTCAGCTCCAAGCTTCAACAATTTGGGGGCTCCTCGGCAGCTGGTGGCGCCCTGCCCTGGGCCCGGGGAGGCAGCGGGGGAAGCGGGGACAGTCACCACGGGGGATCCAGCTACGTCCCTGAGAGGACCTCTTCCCTGCAGCGGCAGAG ACTCTCTGAAGACTCCCAGTCCTCGCTCCTCTCCAAACCTGTCAGCAGCCTGTTTCAGAACTGGCCCAAACCACCTCTGCCGCCACTCCCCACAGGAAGCGGGGTCCCCCCTTCAGCTGCTGCAGCGTCGGGGGCCACCTCaccctcagcctcctcctccacGTCCACCCGCCACCTCCAGGGCGTGGAGTTCGAGATGCGGCCTCCTCTGCTCCGccgggcccccagcccctcactgCTGCCCGCCTCGGAGCACAAGGTCAGCCCTGCGCCCAGGCCCTCGTCCCTGCCCATCCTGCCTTCCGGACCCCTGTATCCGGGCCTCTTTGACATCCGCAGCTCCCCAACTGGAGGGGCAGGAGGTTCAGCTGATCCTTTCGCCCCTGTCTTTGTGCCACCACACCCCGGGATGTCTGGGGGGCTTGGCGGGGCCTTGTCAGGGGCCTCCCGCTCCCTCTCACCAACCCGCCTGCTTTCGCTGCCCCCGGACAAGCCCTTCGGCGCCAAACCTCTGGGGTTCTGGACCAAGTTCGATGTGGCTGATTGGCTCGAGTGGCTGGGGTTGGCTGAGCACCGGGCGCAGTTCCTGGACCACGAGATCGATGGCTCCCATCTGCCTGCCTTGACCAAGGAGGATTACGTCGATCTGGGTGTGACCAGGGTGGGCCACCGCATGAACATCGACCGGGCTCTCAAATTTTTCCTGGAGAGGTGA